ACTCACACGGCATATTGGGTGTACTATGCTTCTATAATTTAAATTTGCGGTTTTTGTATCACGACATAAAAAATGAGAAAAAAGATTAAAAATACATTTTTGACCGGTATTGCTGTTATCATCCCGATAGGATTAACGGTTTATATCCTTTTGGGCATGACAAATCTAATGGATAAGATTCTGAAGATTATTCCCACCAGGTTTCAACCTGACGAATTGCTCAACTTTCATATACCGGGACTTGGTGTAATATTTACGTTGATATTGATTTTTATTGTAGGTCTTATTACCAAAAGTTACCTCGGAAACAAACTTGTCAGGTTGGGTGAATGGTTTGTCAATAAGATCCCCTTCGTGAGAAGCATTTATCAGGCGATAAAACAGCTTGTTGATGCCGTTTTTAGCGATAAATCCCAGAGTTTCAAGAAGGTAGTTATTGTAGAGTATCCCCGCAAGGGAATGTATGCTATCGCTCTTGTGACAGGTGAAGCGAAGGGAGAAGTTCAAACGAAGACGGCACAGAAATGTATAAATCTCTTTATCCCCACTACACCCAACCCGACATCCGGCTTTTATATAATGGTGCCTGAAGATGATGTGATAAATATGGATATGACTGTGGAAGAAGCCTTCAAGCTCATCATCTCCGGTGGCATAGTCGCCCCTTCGGAACAATCCGGAAAGTGGTCAAATGCGAAAAGGGACTGAGCCTTTAAGAGATTTAAAATCGTAAACTGTTGCGACTGCATTGTGCGAATAAAAACTGAAACGAAAAGGAGAAAAATGCATATTACGGCTGAAAGTGTCAAGGTGGGACATCCTGATTTAGTTGCTGATGCTATTGCGGCGGATATCATAGCCGACATTCTGGATAAAGAACACAAAATCGGGATGGACATACATTCCATGCCCCATTGCGGTCTTGAAGTATTTTTAGGAAAGGGCTTTTGCATCGTAGGCGGTGAAGTGGCCACGAGGATTTACGTCGACATAGAAAAAAGTGTTCGTGAGACGGTGCTGTCCCTTGGTTACGACAATTTCAGGGTTGGACTCAACGGGAATTCCATGGGAATCTTCAATGCTATTATTCCACAATCTCCCGACATCAACATCGGCACGAGGGCCGATCTGGGCAAATATAAGGAAATAGGCGCAGGAGACCAGGGTATTATGTACGGATTTGCCATCAATGAGACCCCTGAATTACTACCTCTGACCTATGTTCTGGTAAGCAAGATGATGAGGGCATTTGAGAATTGCGGAAATCCCGTATTCGCCCCTGATGGTAAAGGTCAGGTAACTGTAAATTATGGTGACGATGGTGTGCCAAAA
The genomic region above belongs to Syntrophales bacterium and contains:
- a CDS encoding DUF502 domain-containing protein, which produces MRKKIKNTFLTGIAVIIPIGLTVYILLGMTNLMDKILKIIPTRFQPDELLNFHIPGLGVIFTLILIFIVGLITKSYLGNKLVRLGEWFVNKIPFVRSIYQAIKQLVDAVFSDKSQSFKKVVIVEYPRKGMYAIALVTGEAKGEVQTKTAQKCINLFIPTTPNPTSGFYIMVPEDDVINMDMTVEEAFKLIISGGIVAPSEQSGKWSNAKRD